TTAAAGATTTTTCTGTTAACTTATGCATTGAGATGACTggctttattttcttgtttgtatgTTTTACATAATGCTCTGCATAATCTCATTTGACAAAGACGATATACTCTGCTGTTTTCGGCATTCTTCGAAGTGGATATCTGATTATGGGTCAGTTTTAAAGGTTATTATAtgatattcttatttttcatataactCATCTTCAACTTACTTTGATTCACTTTATGCTTGAAGAGTGGAAAGGTGGGCCATGACATTCCAGAATTTTAGATACAATACTTTTCATCACATATTTATGAAAGCGTGTCCAGCCTTTGATAAATAGTTGAGAGGAATGAAATTTTGTTTATGCTGagagaaattttctttttaaattgaaagCGTTCCATTTAAAGATTTTTCAGTCTCAGTGCAGCTGTTCTCTTGTTACTTTGtaagtagggttgtggtggcctattggcaacGTCACTGTCTGgtatcgccagactgtggttcgagtcccatacaaactcgttagttcctgtagtgccagcaacctcatcatccttgtgagccaaggaaggggagttttggggagcctataggtctacctgctgggtcatcagcagccattgtttgaccctctctggtcctagcttgtatgggaagggggcttgggcgcacaTCATATGTAAATTTGGtcggtctttagggcattgtcctgcttgctagtgcaatgtcactgtcccttgcttttgctactcatgagcggccttaacCCGATTTATCTCACAATGCGATGTAGTCGTTATTGACTATAAAAATGGTTATTTTGGATCGCGCAGTAATTTTGGAAAATTTACTAGCATCATACAGTATTCTTGTATTGAAAATAGTTGGTATTCCAATAGCTTTGCAACTTACTTTCATTTCTCATATCTTGAAGATGGTATATATGTTCTTTCAGAATCTTTGAAAGCACCGCGTCCGTTATAGACCTCGACTTGGGCGGGTAAAGTTGTCTCGTGTGAATTTATGAATTTTGGAAAATTTTACTGTTTAAAACAACGCGTTATCATTATCTGGGATTATCTCTTTTAGATGGAATTAGAAGTGCTACACTGGGATGCTCTATTGAAAGTTCAAAAGAACACCTAAAACCCCATTGACTGGAAACTGTGTGACCAAGGTTGACACTGTTAAAATCTTACTGGTttataatatcaattttgatatatGTGCTTTAAAACAAATCTGTTAATGTATCTTTGACAGTGATAAATCAGATGAACgatctttcatttttttattgttactttctAAATGTTCCAATGCTAGTTTATATTATTGCAATGCTTTGCATAACTACTTAATTATGGTTGTAACTATTATGCAATGTATCACGCTGGAGTTTTTATTCTCACTGAAAATATTTTGTCATACTGTACAAGAGTAATTTTAAaatctgcattctctctctctctctctctctctctctctctctctctctctctctctctctctctctctctctctctctctgcttgttaaCGTAATTTTAAAATATGACATGCAGACACCCATTTTCTTACATATTTAAATGACTCTGCACAATATGTATGAGCAATTTGTTTAGCACCGGATATGGAATATgaagtaatatattattttttattgagaAATGAACATAATGATATTCGTCACACTTGCGATATTACCGTTGGCATTTTCCAAAATACTCAAAAAGTTCGTTTGTTGGGAAGTTCTAGTTATAAAAATGTTGCATTTCATATATTGTGTGTGTCAAGCTTTCATTTGTCAAATATCTACTTGTGTTACTCTTACTTCTGTGATCACAGGTTGTATTTGCAACCTTAAATCGtggaatttttgtttttgccaactTTGGAATTCAAGCAGATCAGGAGAAATTTTGTGCTTTCATACCAGTGTCTAAGGGCGATGTAATAAAAACTCATCTTAGTAGTTTACATGTCATATGTTTTGTCAAATATAATATATTGATTATAATTTCCGAAAATATTCCCTAAGTATTTAAGGCCCGTTTGTTAAGATGTTGGTGTCAGAAATTAATCACACTTATTTTCCACATATATAGGAACTTTAGCTAAGCTGCATAAATATTCCCTTTCATGTCATGGAAGTATTTTCGGATTTCTAGTCATCTCGTCTTAAGCTGCACGAAGATTTCTCCACTGAGTCCTTAaaatcaaattgaaatggtcatgaTACTAGCcacaggagggggagggggaagaatgGCTGATGGACTTATTGAGAGCAATTTGAGAAGAGGAGATAATGCCTAAAGTCTGGagggagagtctaatggtatatatatatttaaacagaatgGTGTCATCATGAAATGTGTTAAATACCGGGGAATCAAACTAACAGAGCAAGGTTTGAAAGCTTCAGAGAGGGTACTGGATGAGAGATTGAAAGAGATTGTAAAGAATGGGAAACAGcattatggattcatgaggggagagggactgtggatccCATCTTCATAGTAAGTAGTTACATGAAAATAGGAAAGAGTGAAACCAGAAGTTCTTATGTGCTTATATAGATTTAGAGAAGGCATATAGTAGAaggccaagagaagtgatgttttgatgTTGAGGAAGAGGAgagtcccggagaagttggttaggaaagtagagatgatatacaaacgatcaaggacaaaagtaataacagctgtcggagaaacagaaaccttcgaAGTTAATGTTGGATtataccaggggtcagcattaagcgcgtttttatttgtgtttgtcttggatgtgttaagtgaaaggATCAGAAAGGAAGAGTTGTGGGAGCTGCTATAtgtagatgatttggtgattactgctgaaaaggaggaagaattacagagaagggtggtagaggggcaagagactttggaaaggggtgggtTTAGAGTAAGTGTGGATAAGATTGAAGCTGTTGTGAGTAGTAAGGAAGGCAGGGACAGGATAGCATTACGAGAAAGtaaaggagcagttataaaacaggtagaacactTTGGACACTTGCGATCTACTATGAAtctggagggaggatgtgaggtcGAAGTTGAGAACAGACAAAAGCAGAAGGGGGACAGTGGATGGAGATAGCAGGAGGGTTATGCAATAAGAAAAtatcaatcaaggtaaaagtctagatctatagcacagtaataaccCCAGAATTAATGTATGCAGCAGAAACTTGGGCTttgagacgaaaagaggaagcaaagcttgagagaacagagatgagaatactaaataggattatgggaatatcactgcttgaaagattggatagTTATGAAATAAGAAGTgaaggtgtagtaaagattacagagatgataagagagtCAAGACTAAGATAGTGTGGGAACATATTGAGGATGGATGGCTGAGAGGGAGTGGAGGGCTTGGATGGAACCTGTTAAGGATGAAAAGATCAGGagtgaggcagagaattagatggcagtATAAGGCAAAgagtgatatggagagaagaggtttggtggaagaggatgcctttgatagaaggcattagagagggcgcatcagccaGCCGacatcttaatgtagggataacggtgggaagaatatatatatacagtatatatatatatatatatatatatatatatatatatatatatatatatatatatatatatatatatatatatatatatatatatatatatatatatatttatatatatatgtatatatataattataattataatgataaagacTTTTGCAAGCCGTATGTATAGATAATTCTTACAGATATTGTATTAAATATTCAGCAAGTTTTACCACCACCATATCTCCATCTATTATTGAGTCAATTAGGCCATCTgctgctgctttgtctcttttcatgtcttttaatgtctTAGCCATGGAGGCATATCAAAACCTCAGATTACTTTCACACCCAACTGTTCTTTTGTTTACATAGTCTAACATTCTTGGCCTTAATCAGAAAAAATGTTGATTTCTCTCAGCGAATTAACCTGTACAAACATCCTCGCCACATAAATGAGATAGTCCAGATTTAAATGCGAAAATAAAGCAGTATGGGTAGTGTATGCGTTTTTGCTGTGATATGACTTTATCTAATCTATATTAGCGTATGGTGAAGCCTTTTTAGGAGTAGTGAAGGTTTCATGGGGGGCAATTTTAAATCtcactttgtgtgtatatatatatatatatatatatatatatatatatatatatatatatatatatatatatatatatatatatatatatatatatatatatatatgtgcgtatatatatgctgtatatatatatatatatatatatatatatatatatatatatatatatatatatatatatatatatatatgtgcgtatatatatgctgtatatatatatatatatatatatatatatatatatatatatatatatatatatatatatatatatatatatatatatatatatacatacaatttgatGTAATTATTAGCTTTAATTTTCATGTAAGAATATATCTGAAACTACAAACTATTTAATGAAT
Above is a window of Palaemon carinicauda isolate YSFRI2023 chromosome 6, ASM3689809v2, whole genome shotgun sequence DNA encoding:
- the LOC137643127 gene encoding uncharacterized protein, with translation MIYKRSRTKVITAVGETETFEVNVGLYQGSALSAFLFVFVLDVLSERIRKEELWELLYVDDLVITAEKEEELQRRVVEGQETLERGGFRVSVDKIEAVVSSKEGRDRIALRESKGAVIKQVEHFGHLRSTMNLEGGCEVEVENRQKQKGDSGWR